CTATTCCATCGAAGATGCGCTCATTATTGATATGTTGGTGCGCAATCCATGTATGAAGGAAGACGACATAGCAGAGTTATTACGTTTCGAAAAAAAACAAATGCGGGCACGCATCTCAACTTTGCGCAACGATAAATTTATACAGATACGTTTGAAAATGGAAACCGGCCCCGATGGCAAAGCACAGAAAGTCAACTATTACTTCATTAATTATAAGACATTTGTGAATGTTGTAAAATATAAATTAGATCTTATGCGTAAACGTATGGAAACAGAGGAACGTGATGCAACCAGTCGTGCCAGCTTCAAATGTATAAACTGCGATAAGACATTTACTGATCTCGAAGCTGATCAATTGTTTGATTTTACTACCGGCGAATTCCGCTGTACCTATTGTGGTAGCCCTGTAGAGGAGGATAGCTCCGCAATGCCAAAGAAAGACTCTCGTTTAATGCTGGCACGTTTCAATGAACAGCTTCAACCACTTTACGATCTGTTACGTGAAGTGGAGGGCATTAAGCTAGCACCAGAGATTCTCGAACCCGAGCCCGTGGACATAGATACTATACGAGGGTATGTGCGGATATGACCATGTTACGTAGGTCCTATAATAATTCATAATTTCCTTTTTCAGTATTACTAAACCACTCGCTCAAAGGCCTGATGGCCAGCAGTGGTCGGGTGAAGCGACACGTAATCAAGGATTCGCTGTGGAAGAGGCCCGTGTCGATATTAGTATAGGTGGCGAGCTGCCAGAAGCTAATACCGAACGTAAGGCCCGTCCAGTTTGGATGACCGAAAGTACAGTCATATCGGAATATAATCATGATGATACGGATGCCATCTTAAACGAAGCTGCTCAATCGTCAACACAACATACGATAAGTGTTGGTGGTGCAACAAATAATCGTAGTAAAAAGGAAAGTGAAGATATTATGTCGGTATTGTTGCAACACGAGAAGCAAACAAATCAAAAAGATGTCCAAACAAAAAGTCTTAAATATGGATCTTCGAATGCAAACTCCACTGACTCGAGTGATGATGATAACGACATCGATAATATAAAAATACGTAAGTGAAACAGAAAAAAATTGGTGGCGAATATTTTAAAGGCAATTTTAATaaatgtattgttttttttttccttttctagCTAAAGTTGATTACAATAACTTCATAAACTCTGAATCCGAGGAGGAGGATGATGATGTCCCTACAGTACATGTTTCCGGGCGTCCACATCCAATTGATCAAATCAACGATGAGCTTATAGCACAGATGACGCAACAAGAAAAGGAAAACTATATACACGTTTACCAACAGCACTACAGCCATATTTACgattaaaatttactttttttagatgtggcaTGTATTTGGGTCGTAGGTttttttacattatattttttaCTAGTTAAATCTTATTTCAATTACATGCTTTTATTgcaatttatttcattttgttttattagcTGTTAGAGGAtcataaatttgtattttataatgATAGAGGAAGAATGGAAActcatttcaaaataaaaaaaaagtgaaattaagaggtatgtatatttaaaagaaataaactAACTGTTATAATTGTACAAGATaagatattagaaataaaataatgaatCCGGGATAAgaaaaaataagtataaatagtagttaattaaaaagaaaaaagaagtaCTAGGCTAATATTTAGGTAGACGGATAGTTTGTCTAGCTAGCTCGATTGCTTCAGAGTTTACTACATCGTTACGTTAATTTTAACGTGTACCAAAAAAATCAATCGTTTCTATTGAAACGATTACGACTCATTGTTTAGGTAATGAACGAAATATCATTtctgtaattgatattagagaaaaattgtaagtttacaaacggcgatggttactaggacatgcttctgaatttcacttcttcatcagctagcttttcgggagctgagcgttgaactcgaatctccaacattcacatcagtgcaaaggctgatgcctttagctgctgagccatatgaatgtcccgttgttcgctgtacaattggtctctaagagttgcctttttgtttatattccttttgatcaccatgtaggcacatacactctgtatgtagtttattcctaatggtgtggatatgatttttaggcgagctttttgaaagcttagtaacatttgttcggattttttacagtatttgtttttaatacttccgctgttactattatatcaatatgatcatatgtatttaattagcgagctttgctcatattgctttatacaatggtttttacaattggtctctaaaaccattgtataaagcaatatgagaaaagctcgctaattaaatacatatgacgAAATATCATTTCTTTTTCAACATAAACAAAGTCCAGTCGTTAATTTTGAAGACACGAGCAGTAATGTGTGGTTGATGTATGATTAACTTGAAAACCCACCAGTCTCAGACAAGCACAAAGCCATATAAATGATGATGGGCTTCAACAGCATCAACAAACAcagttatttatttagttttaaacaCAAACGATGGTTTTGTTTCATCACTTTTGTTCTGATATTATTAGTTTAGTTTGCATCTCTGGTTTTAAGTTTgccatgaaataataaaaatggcAATGTCGAATATTATTGAAAAGTGCAAACGAGGGTCAGAAACGAGAAATAATTGAGGTAATTGGCAAAATAACATAAGAAAAAAGTTAAGATTTACTGGAAGCAATTAAACCCAATGTGAAGTCAAAAATCGCTTCAGAAGAGGTAACATTACAAATGTTTTAAAATCCATCATGAATGATGCTTTGCCTAGTGGAAAAACATTGCAAGTGATATCCAATAATTGGACATTCCACTGAAAAAATGTCGAAACGGTAAATTGAGATgtaatttcatattaaaatttaacaattttcatgTTTCCGGTTTACAAAGAACGATTTGCCAAGAGCGTCGTAATTGACAGATAATATATGGATATGTATATTGCTTCTACacgcttatactgttttcacacagacggcttattgaataataaaggcagttttctacattaagacgcttattgagctcaatcttccctacaaaattcgaatctattattatttcattagtagctaatcgaatgcctaatgaagtcaaaagcacaatgcaactctgttggcagcgttccgcttccgtttcttagttttcaaagcatggcggaacgatacaaggtggccgcatcgaacagctgattataaccttttttatttgatttgatacatcaactaccggcgcagtacgattttgacatttgtccatcgaatttacaagtacatggaatttttttttcagccctattctgcatttcgacttggattggaattttttcgatttggcaattttggtattctgtgttccaatctctttcgatccaacttcgaatcgttcgattttgtgtattctgcatttcgatcgtagttccgaattttctaagttgcaaattagttggaggaaaaatattttctttttatttttttattaatttataacagaatttaaacaaaaatgtaagtaaaacttgttaagaaacgtagaaggcttgatgatgattgttttttatatgtttccaggtcaaaaacaacatgtcgatgtcaaagtccttggacgtatttaccccgcaaaagtatctaacacatacttgaaagcatccttgttaagtcgaaagtttttttttgaacctaaataagaaaataagtcattaaactttaccacttttaagttcaatttcttacaattcgtcactcatctcaaatggattacacaaatctcgcaatatttgcctttccattctctcctggccattttcgtatgcgttgctttccaactccacaaaaaataccgcggctattgattccattataatagctataatttgtgtctgttcgttgggtccagttatatgccaaagcaagctgccggcgtagaggaaggtgtaGCGAAAACATAAACAATCCTtacggaaagaataaataaacctttaaaaagtattttaggccagtgcaatgaaattagcatccttaaaattcaaaaaatgtcaactatattcgtgcaggaatccgttttaacaaaacttggtggccacggcagggaattggccaaaagaacgacaaaaacacacttacaattatgaaagcacttcactcaaaaaaatataacactgcggcaatatattctattgcttttttttgtacaaaatggcgtggataataaaatattaccgtttttcagtgttttttttagaaattttctttaatttattttgttccaatgttcacacattccgtaccaacagctgatttcgaaaaatcatttgctcttcttcctcttctctttacgattccgtcgtaatgcagaataccaaacttcgattgaagcggagcgtagaacgggaacgtaatcgaaatgcagaataggggtgtttgtttgtaagtatgtcaccatgctcccaccttgtatcgttccgccatgattgcctgtctcatccttcatactaatcgagcagttacttctgtgtgaaagcaaaaaatttacgatttcattagcaggtgaaatgagatcattaagtttctgtgtgaaaacagtattaggtacacatatatattttctcaaaacacttaggcccggtttatcagtgcgagtttaaactacagttaatgTTGAATAgaatttaaccttgccactttggccgcttaagctgagatgagcaacaacattttatgttatcgaacaaagtggcaaggttaaactctagtcaactttaactgaagtttaaactcgcactgaaagaCCGGGCATTAGTGCGTGTTTAAACTAAAGTTAAAGCTgattagagtttaaccctgccacttcggccgcttaagctgagatcagcagcaaaattttatgttatggaACAAAGgagcaaggttaaactctagtccactttaactagagtttaaattcGCACTGGAAAACCAGGCATTACGTTACtacaattataaaaattgtgtattGCTGTCTTGTTttattcgaattcaaaactcattgcgagcattttctattagcaatataacTATAATGAAAATAGGGACTTCCTCAGGAGTTATACTATATTTACACTGGTCTCAAATGCGTACTTCTAAAAGAGATATTTGAAAGCGGTTACATTGGCCTCGTTCGCATTTcgcttaaggcttggtttcctcgaaagcggtgccgctatataccGGCCGCTACATAGTGGAAGAGTACGTTTCCAAAAATGCTGCAATATAAAAGTAATTACGTAGGAACTAAGAAGACGGCGCAgctcaccgtaacgtaatatagcggtagggcataaaatattacggccgtcatgacggtagaaactcgttcatcaacgtCTTTCACCACCGCTGTTCTGAAAGCGGTGAAAGTTTtgtcaaatatctcaaaaataaacaaatattcagacttcaaatttattatcgaatacatatttacaaataaaaaaagaaaacaagcaaAAAAACGGGAAAAGGGATCAATTTAGTCAAAATATCATCGATGGAATCGGCTGGATAAGCTCTTCCAGCTTTACAAAAAAGCGGTGCCGCTAATTACGATGAGTATAGCAACCGTTaattaagctgcagacattggtgctttatcggtaaccctgttataaggttaccaaacttatgggaatcaatgcaatcgattattggtgtcgCTTAGAACcgcatcgtagccaaccaattagtttttggtttaccgtcgtaacgataaacagctgattacgtaaGGGATACGACAtatggcaccaatgactcccgctttagcggtcgtaatataGCCGCACCGttttccgaggaaaccaagcctttacccTTTGCTGCAATACAAATTCACGCAAGAAAATGCACTGACGTAATTGATtaaataataataccaaaacaAACAGAAATGGAAAAGTATCAAAAATACAAAGCATTTTGAGTTTGATGCATCCTTTATATGCATtaagtgccgtcgaggccttctgcattctctcctccacgttgacctTCCACGAAAACTCACTGCGTAAaatgatttctagatattttgtgagagttttctcctgcagggtcactCCTCGtagcttaggcctggtccaatttgggacctctTAGTAAGCAAgtccatatccgtcttctccgcgatGGCGGTCAACCCCGTTACATAGTTCTATGGCCAGACTTTTATTcagtccttaaaaaataaaagttcggatTCAGCTTTGATTTTCGgacttaagctgcagacattggtgctttatcggtaaccgtatcggtaaccttatgacagctgattcgaccaaccttatgggaatcaatgcaatcgattattggtgccgctaaggtcgtaaccgtatcgtagccaaccaattggtgtttggtttaccgtcgtaacgaaaaacagctgattacgttagggatacgactacagcgatacgacatacggcaccaatgactcccgctttagaaAATAAAAGTCTAGATTTTATCATTTCTTTCGGACTAAAAAACTAAATGTCCGGAAACAATTTTTTCTGaaggaattttataataaaagaaataacagtGTGCATATCTGGTTGAAACTGAAGGAAAGTTCGAGCCTTGATTTTTACAACATATGGAAAGAATTTTTGCCGCGCCACGAAtatatcatatatgtaatattatatatatattattaatatatattattattatattaatattattaatatatatgtatattaatataatataataataatattatattaatattattaatatatatgtatattaatataatataataataatattatatatttgGAATATATGTAAGTTGTATCAAATTATAACGGTCTTGCGTAGTTAGTGagcagtatttaaaaaaaaactatgtttAAATGTATCCATTAGTATACAGCAACGAACTACAGTAGTTGTTCGAATTAAATGTTATTTCAGCATTGAAGAAGACACATATTAGTGTAGTTATAATCTTGAAAAGAATTGCGAAGTGTATTATTTCCAATATTGCAATCCAAGGAATGCAGTCCAGTGAATAAAAAGAAGGCAATAGCTACTCCGGTAAgctgacttaaatttttttcgggAATAAAGACAAAGTATTGCAATCTTCTCAAGTGCAAtcaaagaaataatttttttaaatggaatgGATTTCTTTGCTCTGGCCTAGGGTTGTGCTAGTTATTCCCTATTATAATTCCGTGCCAGCTCATCAACCATATCATTGGATCCGATTCGCTTACGACATAGCACCCATATAATGAATATTTCCAGAGAGTTGAGTAATGCAGGTAAAATGGGGTTTGTATCTCCCTACCGTTCCAGTTATGTTCCGGATATCGACGTGGTTTGCTGGCTTGCCAAATCGAAAGGACTCCTGCTTGAAACAAACTGCAATGTGGTGGCAGTTTGGATGACGTAGAAATCTTTAAATAATTCGAACCGTAATTTGAACCGTCGGTGGGCACTTGAATGCCGTTATTAGCTATAACCTTACCCCCTTTCAAATAATTCCTACTTGGAAGGGTTGTGTTGATGCTGCCCTCAAACGAAAATTTGCGTGCATAATAATCTAAATAGGAATTAAGTGCTCCCGCCTGAAAAAGGTTAAGTCTCCCAGGACCTTAAGTAGTAGCACTAACATTCAACTCGATTGTGTACAAaaaaagtgtgatatcttatccgtaaCACTAACTTGGAGAATACCCAAGAGTTTTCATTTTAGCAGAatttttgacaggatgttcaatatggcggtgcACACGGCCGGCTATATTCAGGGGGTTATAGAAAATGGCAGAGGATGAGACCAagatattttcttaaaaaatcaagcgatgttgttgttgtgttaacagtgtttCGCCCCAAGTCAGtgggtgcgatcactcacaaatttccatcaaagtcctctaataggagtccaaggaaactatcAGTTTTGTCAGGGGTGGATCatggtatagtgttaactactttgtactctttactttaatttttaaaataattttaattgagttttcgtgttaacttaaaattttgaataacttcaaaaaaaagaaaattctaattagttggaaaatatcaaaactcaaaaataaacaaaaataatattttatacttcaaataaataacataatattttttaaaaataaatatttaaatatttggttaaccaccaaatatattggcgaacCGTGCTTAAATTGTTTTTCAAAAGATGCTGAATAATTTCACGcgaatttataatatttatctgTGAGATGCAATATTTTACATTCATAGACAAATAAATCTATACATGTATCTGATCTAAATGACAAAATAACGcagaaaatataaaaagtaactCATAGAGGAACATATCATTCAAATTTTAATGCAACTTCAGCTACTACAACTACCATTATATGCAAcagcaaaatcattagtatcactttcacgaaattaaattttttcatcaaacttTACAACTTTCCGAAATTTCCGTTGGTATTTTTTGAGTCAAAATACATGCAATAATAATTAACTTAAGTGCAACACCAAATCATATTGGAACAGTTTACGCCAAACGATTTTCGTATGCAATAATAATAACCAATTTAACGCCAttgcaacatttttgaaaatttctcgacaacaacaacaatcaataaTCAGACTTAAAACCATTGCAACATCTTTGAAGATTCCTTGACAGCAACAACaatcaattataaaaattttaattgaaattcacAACAAGTTATTtaatcatattttttatttactttaatattttatcaatatttaactttttttaaaaaaaatattttgtcttGATTACCTTTTTATTGAGTTGGATTTTTATTCattcaattaaatattttcaaatttgtttttacttttgtaCACCCCTTCTccaatttgttttaaaatgtatCGATCATCCATTCGTACACGAAATTTTACAACAAGAGATATACAAACTCCGCAAAAcgaataaattaatatttaaacaataacctcattttcaattcgaaaataacacaaaacactaaaaaaaacagaaaaacaaatttctacaattttaaaaaaatatctaaagattttttaaaataaattttaacatgTTTTCCTAAATATcaatatttcacattgaaatgtaAATCATATTAAAAACTCAACAATATACCTATTAACATGACTCAATTAATGATAAATTCATATAACCCATGAACGAATAAAATattcaacttttcattccttatcaacaacttggacatacattatacagagtacaattatatattgaacacattctgcataatacaagtttttaatttttgagtaattgtgcacacaaagttgccatctactattaCTCAACCTAATTCTAGATTCTTCTATTACATcatgataaataaaaatatttcacaaacaacatagcaataacacaaccaaatattaatatatataaaatattaacgcaataagtaaacaataacaacaactaaaaacaaaatataaagtaAATCAAATAATCAAAAAATTGAGTAAttacatcaataccaacataaacttttaacacaactaacacaaaattcaaataaaaaaataaatttttcgtttcactggaggaggagtaaatgtagggttatcaacttaaattaaatatactgtatttttgtaaattatttttaatttactttacttttaatattctttcaaaatgaaaatttataagttagttatttcagaatttttaaaatgtgaaaataagTAATTTTTGTGAGAttgattttcaacaaataaaataatattttaaaaaatagttaTTATCTTAACTATACATGGGGAAGCTGCTGCTAGAGTCGTACGTTCCACCTTCCAATTGgaaaaatggttggtgtcatgtggggacacattgcaagcaggacttTCAttgcgtatgtcggggttgatcctGAACAAGTAAAAGTTTAACCCGTTGCAATATCCAGAAAGATTTTGGCCAGGgagactcgtgtctcccttggtagtctgATTTCTTATACTGAAATGGTAGGATAGTATATCATGATAACGGAATTGACCGAGCGCGACCTAGCAAAGGTAATTACCGATTCTGTTTTGATTTTGCTTAGGACCTCCTTATGCTTAACTGGTTCTAATGGATGTGTAGCTAGGTGCCGAATCTCGTGATAGTGATCATCGAGATGTTTCCTTATCACGTTTGGTAGCGGGATTAGATCAAGCTGTTGGTGGCTAGGGTGTCCAGGTCTGTGCCACTTCACGCAGCTGCCGGTAAATCAAACGCCCGTTATTGCTCGTCCACAAAAGTCAATTCATCTGAACCCTCCACTGCTGCCGTTACTGTAATTTCGTGTTGAGCTTTGTCACAGCAGCATGTTGCTTGGTGCTCAGCAATCTTTTTACTCACCACGCACTCTAGCAACACGAAGCATCTGATTCAATGACATTTCATTCCTGAAATTGACATTTCGGCGATTTTTAATTATTCACTTTCGTTATTGCATTTTGTAAAATCATGAGATGTGGAAATATCGGAGTAAATTAAAGTTTATTTACTTCATGTCACTTTTGATATacgtattttgtttttgcataaaacacTTAAATAGTGAAATGATGTCACAAAGTGCTCTTTAAATATTAATACAAACAGGAAACGGCTATTAAAAGGAAGCGTGCGTATGTGTGAGTGTGCATTACTTTACATTGCACTTCCTAGGGATGGATAAGTGTAATTATCACACTAAAGTGTGCTATAGCGTCTGTAATTAATTGTTTGTAGCCTATGTAAGATAAAGAATATGACAGTCGGCACATTTCATATGAAATTACCTATCTCAGTTGCATTTTTAAAGGTGGCATATAAGTACATAAAGTAGTATATCGTAGCGGGTCtagttaatttaataattttgcgATTACCAGCGACTTTGTTATACCTCTTTACATTAGGtacattattttattatatttattgttataaaagaCGTAACTAAAATTTGATTTCACAAATCTTTCAACAAAGCTCAAAGTGCATATGATTACGCCACATGTGGCGAATTTCCGCCTGCTAATCACTTTTAGATTGTTTACGAAAAACAGGCCAGCATAAACATATAAACAGGTATAAAAAGCTCCAAAAATGTGCCCATCTGACAGTACAGATAAGTAATTTGAATACTAAActgcatacgtacatacatacttatgcatacaatatgtacatgttaatatctttaaagtggcttaataaaaaaattcttatCTACTCAGCAAAAAAAGATTGGTGTCTATTTACAGAAAGTCGTTGGAGTAGTCGTAGCACAACgcaaataacaataacaacatatctacaaaattatatgaatatagCATTGGAATGTCTAAAGCGATAGCAATTTAAACAAAGCCAGTAAAATCTAACTACGTTTATCTACGCACTAATCATTATAAAATCCATTAGAAGATTCTGTATTATCAACGGTGAGTTAATTTAATTTCAAACTAATACTGTGCAACAATTTTGGTGGGCGGAATGATTTAGTATTTAGTATTTAGGTATATTATgaataatgtaaatatgtaatatCTATACACCATCAATGTCGTTGTTTTAGAAGTTTAGTGTTACCGTGTAGTGAATCCGGTGCTCGCTGCTAGTACGCACCATCGAGCCACACAGTCGCGGGAACTATTTATTTTATCCTGTCAAGCTTTCAGATTAGTTCGCGTGTCttattggtaatagtctagttgaggggtcgactgctaatacgctccctgtccggagatatttgcagttgaagttgccgatttccatgtggttgttgttgtgttcatacccacaaaaaaaattgtgcatcaccgtggcggtagccacggttataccacacacccggacttggcatggcgtagcccagggttattttttataagcggggcccaaggccgccaacgcagaaaggtgttctgcgcaaaaatactatggatccgacccccggtttcggaggtacccgtgggtcttttttcgggttttcgtcaatatcttttgaacgcgttaaaatttttattttccgccatcggattataaatactgatgtcaagacgcgtcgtttgacacctc
The Eurosta solidaginis isolate ZX-2024a chromosome 5, ASM4086904v1, whole genome shotgun sequence DNA segment above includes these coding regions:
- the TfIIEalpha gene encoding general transcription factor IIE subunit 1, translating into MANSTETKYVTEVPSSLKQLARLVVRGFYSIEDALIIDMLVRNPCMKEDDIAELLRFEKKQMRARISTLRNDKFIQIRLKMETGPDGKAQKVNYYFINYKTFVNVVKYKLDLMRKRMETEERDATSRASFKCINCDKTFTDLEADQLFDFTTGEFRCTYCGSPVEEDSSAMPKKDSRLMLARFNEQLQPLYDLLREVEGIKLAPEILEPEPVDIDTIRGITKPLAQRPDGQQWSGEATRNQGFAVEEARVDISIGGELPEANTERKARPVWMTESTVISEYNHDDTDAILNEAAQSSTQHTISVGGATNNRSKKESEDIMSVLLQHEKQTNQKDVQTKSLKYGSSNANSTDSSDDDNDIDNIKIPKVDYNNFINSESEEEDDDVPTVHVSGRPHPIDQINDELIAQMTQQEKENYIHVYQQHYSHIYD